Below is a genomic region from Chromatiaceae bacterium.
CTCGGCGCGAACCTGTTCCACGACCTGTTCGCCGGGATCCACGACATCGTCGGCGGCCGCTCCGGCGCCTACGAGAAGGAACTGCGCAATGCCTTGATACCCGTCAACGGGCTAATGAGCACGCCTGCATCGGGGAGGCAGGCCGCATCCATGTTGGCCTGAGGACCTCGGGGCCGCCCCTCGCCGAAATCGGGGGTGAACGCTCCCGGAATCCGCGACCTGTTACACGGTCTTCAGATTGATGGGTCGATGCAGATCGGCGTGGCAGCCCCTTGGCTCAGGCATACGGATGCCAACCCCGCCCGTGCTTGCAGCGGTGCACGCCGCCGCCCAAGATGGTCCGGAACGGACAGTCCGGTAGCGCAGGCGACGAGGTGCAGCAGATGATCCTGACCACGACCCCGAACATCGACGGCCGAACGATCACCCAGTATCTGGGCGTCGTCGCCGGCGAGGCGATCCTCGGCGCGAACCTGTTCCACGACCTGTTCGCCGGGATCCACGACATCGTCGGCGGCCGCTCCGGCGCCTACGAGAAGGAACTGCGCAAGGCACGGGAGATCGCGTTCCAGGAGATCGAGGACGCCGCCGCGGCGCTCGGTGCGAACGCGGTGGTCGGCATCGACATCGACTACGAGGTGGTCGGCAGTCGCGGCGGCATGCTGATGGTGAGCATCAGCGGTACCGCGGTGCGCCTGGCGTGACCGGATGTCAGTCGCCGCCGCGATCGAGGCGGTAGCGATCCAGCTTGTTGCGCAGCCCGACCCGTGACAGGCCGAGTTCCTCGGCGGCGCGGCTCTTGTTCCAGCGATGGCGGATCAGGGCCTCGCGCAGAATGCGCGCCTCCAGCGCCTCGACCCGCTCCTTCAACGATCCATCCAGGCCAGCCATCAGGTCGGTGAGCGCCTCGTCGGCGCGCGGTGCGGCGCGCAGCACCCGCGGGCTCAGCAACGCGGCCTCGAGGACCGGTGCGCCGCTCATGACCAGCATCCGCTGGATCTCGTTGCGCAGCTCGCGGACGTTGCCGGGCCAGTGATAATCCTGCATGCAGGCGATCGCCTCGTCGCTGAAGCCCTCGCTGGGCTTGCCGAACGCACGCACCGCCTCGTCGAGCAGGCACTGGGCGATCACCACGATATCGCCGCGCCGCTGCCGCAGCGCCGGCAGGTGCAGGCGCACGCCAGCCAGCCGGTAGTACAGGTCTTCGCGGAAACGGCCGGCGCGGATCTCCTCGGCGAGGTCCTTGTTGGTCGCCGCCACGACGCGGACGTCGATGCGGCGCCGCTTCTCGCTGCCGATCGGGCGCACCTCCCCTTCCTGCAGCACGCGCAGCAGCTTCATCTGGAAGGTCGGTGAGGTGTCACCGATCTCGTCGAGAAAGATGGTGCCGCCGTCGGCCTGTTCGAACAGCCCGACGTGCTCGCTGACCGCACTGGTAAATGCGCCGCGGCGATGCCCGAACAGCTCGCTCTCGAGCAGTTGATCGGGCATCGCCGCGCAGTTCTCGGCGACGAACGGCCGGTCCGCGCGGTGGCTGTTGTAGTGGATCGCACGCGCGAACAGCTCCTTGCCGGTGCCCGACTCGCCGTCGATCAGCACACTGATGTCGTACGGCGCGATCTGCGCCACCTGTTCGCAGACCGCATTGATCGCGCTGTCCGGGGCACGCACGATGCCGTCCAGGCGGTAGCTGCGCTTGAGCCGGCTGCGCTGCTGGCCGACGCGCCGTTCCAGCGTCGGTGTCGCGACCCGCATCTCCAGCGAGAGCAGGCTGTTCTCCTGTTGCAGGCGGTACAGCTGGCAGGCGTTGCGCACGATCAGCGTGAGATTGTCCGGATGCCAGGGCTTGGTGACAAACTGGTAGATCCCGGCGCGGTTGATGCCGTCGATGATGTCATCCGGATCGGTATAGCCGGAGATGATCATGCGCACCACCCCCGGCCACTGCTCGCGCACCCGGGCGAGGAAGGCGACACCGGTCTCCTCGGGCATGCGCTGGTCGGCGAGGATCGCCTGGACCCGCTCGCGTTCCAGCAGCTGCTCGGCCTCGGCCGCGCTCTTCGCGGTGAACACCTCGAACTCCTCGTCCAGCGTGCGGGTCAGGGTCTGCAGCGACAGCGGTTCGTCGTCGACGATCAATATGCCGGGGCGGGTCGTGGTCATCGTCTACTCGACCTCGAGGTCCTTGATCCGCATCGCGTCGCCGTCGACCACCTGTAGCTGGTAGCTGCCGCACAGCGGGCAGGCGTCGAAGCGCTGCCGCACCTCGACCTCGCACCCGCACGGCAGGCACCAGGCACGCCCCGGCAGCTCGATGATCTCGAGTGCGGCGCCGTCGGCGAGCGAGCCGTGCGTGACCGCATCGAAACCGAAGCGTATCGCCTCGATCTCGACGCCGGACAGTCGGCCGATCTCCAGGCGCACCCGGGTGACCCGCGAGAAGCCCTGGCGCTGTGCCTCGTCCTCGATGATCTGCATGATCGACTCGCAAAGCGACATCTCATGCATCGTCGAAGACCTCGATGTGCGATTCGACGCAGGGATCGATGGCATCCACGAGCAGGCGTGCCCGCTGCACCAGCCGGTCGTCCGCCGGCAACGTCTGCAGCCCGAGCGCCAGCGCGCCCTGCGGATGGAAGTTCCACTCGGTCGGCGCGAGGATCCGGTAGTCGGCGACCCGGCCATCCTCCAGGCGCAGCCAATGGGCCAGCTGACCGCGCGCGGCCTCGACGCGGGCGATCCCGACCCCGCTGACCGCGCCGCCCGATGCGCCGGGTCCGGCGGCGGCCAGCACATCGATCAGGGCGCGGATCTGCGCCAGCGTCTCGGCCAGTTCCACGACCCGGGCCAGCAGCCGGGTCAGCAGGCCGTTGCCGTATTCGCTGGCGGATTCGGCGACCAGCGGGTTGCCGCGGCGCCGTGCCAGCGCACCGGTCTCGAAGCAGGCGCCGTCCCACTGCGGCGCAGCGACGAAGGCATCGCCGTCGATCGCCGCGAGGCGCGCCGCCAGCGCAGCGGCTTCGATCTCCGGGAGCGGCTCGACGCGGCAGCGGCCACGTGCCGCCTCGTCCCCTGTCGCAAATGTGCGCAGCAGCCGCACCGCGATCGCATCGCCGTGCGCCACCCATTGGAGCAACGGCTGCAGATCCGTGATCGACCGCCAGCGCGCCAACCAGGCCTGCGCCGGTTCACCGATCGCGACCGCCGCCAGGCCTTCGACCTCGTCGGCCAGGCCGAGCAGCGCGCTGCGATCCGGTTGCAGTCGACCGCCCCCGGGCAGGAAGGCATCACCGTCCGGGTACAGCGCGCGCTGCCACGCGGTGCGCATGCGTCCGAGCGCGCCGAGGCCGGCCGCCACCGGGGCCACGCCCAACCCGTCGGACCAGCCGAGCAGGATCCGGAACAGGTGCTCGCGCGCGGTCTCGGCCGCGACCAGCAGCGACCGGGCGTTCGTGTGCGCTGGATCGGCGGGACTGCCGGACACCGCCTCGACCGCCTGCACCGCGGCGCAGGCCTGCGCGGTCGCACAGACGCTGAACACCATAGGCAGGGTCGTCATCAGATAATCGACCGGGCGCCCCGCGAACAGGCGGCGCGCGATGTCGGTCGGGCGCGACGAGCGCAGCTCGACCGCGTCGACCCGCCCGGCGCGCGTCGCGAGGCGCACGCTGATCGCGCCGGCCGGATGCGCGGCGCCCGGCGTCATGCGGTCACCCGCGCGCGCGGCGCCGAGGTGATCAACCGCGCCGCAGTGCCCGCACGACCAACAACGCCACCGCGCCGACCAGCAGGACGCCGAGCAGGTGCTCCAACGACAGGTGTGGATGCAGGTGGGCGATCAAGTGCGGCCCCTCGTGGGCCGAGACGGCGCCGCTCACCCCGAACAGGCTGCTGGCGATGACCGCATGGGACGCTGGACTGGCTTTCATGGCGCGAACTCCCCCGCATCGGCCCACGACCGGGCCCTTTGTCGACAAATGGAATGACCAACCCCGAAACGCTGAGCAATGCCTGTGCCATACCGCGGCAATCCCTTTCAGGACCGGTACTTGGCGCGTAAGCGGCGGCCTCCGTGCCGGCCAGACTGGACATTGACGTTGCGATATCGCATAGGGCTGGAAAGTTAGTTTGCATTCGGCCGCGCCGCAAGCCCCTGCGCCGCGGCGATCACCGCCTGTCCGAGGGCGAGGCCGCCGTCGTTGGCCGGGACCTGCCGGTGGGCCAGCACCGTGAGCCGGTGACCATGCAGGCGTTCGACCAGGCCCTCGAACAGGGTCCGGTTCTGCATCACCCCGCCGGACAGCGCGACACGGTCCGTGCCCTGGGTCGTCGCGAGGCGGGCGGCCAGGCCCGCGACCGCATCGGCGAGACCGGCCTGGAAGCGTCCGGCGATGCGGGCGCGCGCGACACCCGCGTCCAGGTCGTCGAGGAGCGCCCGCCACATCGGGGCCGGGTCCAGCAGTAGCGGTTCGGCGTCGCCGGCCTCGACCAGCGCGAACAGGTATCCGGCCTCGCCGGCGACCGCCAGCGCCTCGAGTTCGATCGCCGCCTGCCCCTCGTAGCCGACCCCGGCGCGTGATACGTCCAGGGCACCGGCGACCGCGTCGAACAGCCGGCCACAGGAACTGCTCGCCGGCGCGTTCAGGCGCCGCGCGAGCATCGTCGCCAGCACCTCCAGTGGCTGGCCGTGCAGCCACGCGGCGAGTTCGCTGTCGGCGTAGCGGTCGAGAAAGCGCTCCCAGCCGACGTGCACCGCCAGGTGGGCGTAGGTGTTGCGCCAGGGCTCCAGCATCGCCTTGGCACCCCCTGGCAGCGGGGCCGGCTTGAGGTGTGCCAGGCGCCGGTAGCCACGGTAGTCGGCGAGCAGGAACTCACCGCCCCACAGGCTGCCGTCGTCGCCGAACCCCAGGCCGTCCAGCGCGACACCGATCACCGGCCCGCTATCCAGCGGCTGCCCGTTGTCGGCCAGCACGCTCGCGATATGCGCGAAGTGATGCTGTACACCGACCAGCTCGAGGCCCTCGTGGCGTGCCAGCGCCTGGCCGAAGCGGGTCGAGCGATAGTCCGGGTGCAGGTCGACCGCGACCCGCTGCGGCCGGTGTTCGAACAGTGCGCGGTACAGCGTGACCGCGTGCTCGAACGCGTCCGCGGTGCGCCCGTCCTCGAGGTCGCCGAGGTGCTGCGACAGCGTCGCCTGACCGTGCTGCAGCAGGCAGATCGTGTTCTTCAACTCGCCACCGAGGGCGAGTACCGGCGGCGCACGCTCGAATCCCGGCGGCAGCACGATCGGCGTCGGGGCGTAGCCGCGCGCACGCCGCAACAGCCGCGGCCGACCGGCCATCACGCGGACCACCGAGTCGTCGACGCGGTTGACGATCTCGCGATCGTGCAGCAGGTACAGGTCGGCGAGATCGCGCAGGCGCTGCGCCGCGTCAGCATTACTGATGCATTGCGGCTCCTCGCTGACGTTGCCGCTGGTCATCACCAGCGGGCGGTCCCAGTCGGCGAGCAGCAGCAGGTGCAGCGGGCTGTACGGCAGCATGAAGCCGAGCGTCGTCTGTCCCGGCGCGACATCGGCCGCGACCGCCTGCGGTCCGTCGGCCTCGAGCAGCACCACCGGTGCCGCCGGCGACGCCAGCAGGGCCGCCTGCTGATCGTCGACCGCGGCGTAACGGCGGATCACCGCGAGATCGCGCGCCATCAGTGCGAACGGCTTGCGGTGGCGGCGTTTGCGCCGGCGCAGCTCGGCCACCGCGGCGTCGCTGCCGGCGTCGCACGCCAGGTGAAAGCCGCCGATCCCCTTCAGCGCGACGATCCGCCCGGCACGCAGCAGGCGGCTGGCGGTCGCCAATGCGTCCTCGCCCGCCTCCACCACGGGGTCGCCCGCGGCATCCTCCAACCAGACGCGTGGACCGCACACCGGGCAGGCGTTCGGTTGTGCATGGAAACGGCGATCGGCCGGGTCGTCGTACTCCGCCTGGCAGGCCGGGCACATCGTGAATGCCGCCATGCTGGTATGCGCGCGGTCGTAGGGTATGCGCTGCACGATCGAGAGCCGCGGTCCGCAGTGGGTGCAGTTGATGAACGGGTAGCGGAAGCGTCGGTCACCCGGATCGAACAGCTCGCCGCGGCAGGCGGCGCAGGTCGCCGCATCGGCGACCACGCCGGTACGCACCGCACCCCGGTCACTGGCCGTGATATGGAACCCTTCGCCGAGCAGCGACGCGTCCACCGCCACCCGCTCCACGGTATCGATGCGCGCCAACGGCGGGCATTCGGAACGCAACCGGCTGCAGAAGCGTTCGATGTCCTGCGCAGCGCCGGCGACCCGGACCAGCACCCCGTCACCGTCGTTGCGCACGTCACCGTGCAGGCCGCAATCGCGGGCGATGCGCCAGACGGTCGGGCGAAAGCCGACCCCCTGGACCAGGCCGCGGACGCGAATCTCCTCGCCGTTCAATGGACGGTGCACACCATGCAGGGATCGAACGAGCGCACGATGTGCTCGGCCGCCAGCGGCGTGCGTTCGCCGGCGCGCAGCGGCGTCCCCTGCAGGGCCAGCTCCAGCGCCCCCGGTGTACCGTCGGCATCGCGCGGTGAGAAGTTCCAGGTGGTCGGCGCGACGATCTGGTAGTTGTGGATGCGGCCGCCGCGGATGGACAGCCAGTGACCGAGGCTGCCGCGCGCGGCCTCGACCAGGCCGACGCCCTCGGCCTCGTCGGGCAGCGCCGCGACGTTGCAGAAGGGTTCACCCGGTCGCAAAGCAGCGACCCATTCCTGCATCATCAGCACTACGCGGGCAATCTCGAGCAGACGCGCGACCACCCGGTTGCGCACGTTGCCGCCGGAGCCCGCGACCAGCGTGCGGGCAAGCGGATGCCCGTCGACGACCTGGCGCGCCAGTGCGCCGACCTCGACCACCTGTCCGTCCAGGCGCGGCGCCTTGCACCAGCTGTAGGCGCCCGCCTTGTCGGGTGCCGGCAGCGTGACACCGCGGCTCGGGTGACGGGCGTCGTCACCCTGCATCCACGAGGATGCGAGGTCCTCGCTGATCGCGGCCGTGTCCAGCGCCTGCGGTCCACCGTCCCAGACGCCGGCGGCGAACAGGCGCCGCCCCGCGCTCGGGTAGCTGCCGTAACTCATGAAGCGGTCGCCGGCACGGCCGAGCTGTTCCAGGTCAAGCGCATCGGCGACCGTCAGGAAGGCGCGCAGGTCGCTGCTGAACGGCGCCGCCGCGGCGGCCCAGGCACCAAGAGCATCGCCGCTGTCGAGCGCCACGACGGTCTCCAGCGAATCGCCGAACGTGACCTGCTCGAGGAAGCGTCGAAAGCCGCCGAGTTGCAGCGCCAGACGCTGGCGCTCCTGCGGCGCCACCGACCGCGTACTGCCGCCCGGCTGCAGGCCGAGGGTATGCGGCCACTTGCCGGCCAGCAGGCCCATCAGGTGCAGCAGGCCGGCACGTGCCGCCAGGACCTCGCGCGCGGCGGTACCGGTCAACGCGCGGAAACGCTGCGCGACCGGCGCGTACCACGGCTCCGCGGCATAGGCCTCGCGCGCGAAATCGGGCATGAAGAACAGGTAGAAGTGGCTGAAGTGGTCGGCGACGTTCTCGGCCGCCAGCACGAGGTTGGTCGCCAGCTCGCCGTTGCGCGGCATCGCCAGGCGCTGGGCATCGGCCAGCGCGTAGGCCGCGGCCATCGACTGCGACACCGAGCAGATCCCGCAGATCCGCGGCGCGATCACCAGTGTGTCGCGCGGGTCCTTGCCGACCAGGATCTGTTCGAACCCGCGGTACAGGGGCGAATTGACGTAGGCGGCCGCGACCCGACCGTCGGCGATGTGCAGGCTGACCTCGAGATCCCCCTCGACCCGGTTGAACGGGCCGACCAGCACGCGTCGCTCGCCGTCGCTCATCGGTACTTGGTGCTCTTTACCTTCGGTGCGATGCGCGCATGATCCGAGACGGCGTTGGTCTTCAGGCGCTCGGGCGTCGCCGCCTTCGACAGCGACGACAGCGCGACGAACCAGGCCTTGGGCATGTCGGTCGGCAGTCCGACCGGGATCCCGGCGACCGAGGGGGTCACGCTGAACGGGTGGCCAGGCTCCTCGAACTCCGGCGCCGTGCAGTTGATGCACGCGTAGCCGCCACGGATGCACGAACCCTCGCCGTTCCACAGCCGGATGTTGCAGTCGGCATGCGCC
It encodes:
- a CDS encoding heavy metal-binding domain-containing protein, which codes for MILTTTPNIDGRTITQYLGVVAGEAILGANLFHDLFAGIHDIVGGRSGAYEKELRNALIPVNGLMSTPASGRQAASMLA
- a CDS encoding heavy metal-binding domain-containing protein, whose translation is MILTTTPNIDGRTITQYLGVVAGEAILGANLFHDLFAGIHDIVGGRSGAYEKELRKAREIAFQEIEDAAAALGANAVVGIDIDYEVVGSRGGMLMVSISGTAVRLA
- a CDS encoding sigma-54-dependent Fis family transcriptional regulator encodes the protein MTTTRPGILIVDDEPLSLQTLTRTLDEEFEVFTAKSAAEAEQLLERERVQAILADQRMPEETGVAFLARVREQWPGVVRMIISGYTDPDDIIDGINRAGIYQFVTKPWHPDNLTLIVRNACQLYRLQQENSLLSLEMRVATPTLERRVGQQRSRLKRSYRLDGIVRAPDSAINAVCEQVAQIAPYDISVLIDGESGTGKELFARAIHYNSHRADRPFVAENCAAMPDQLLESELFGHRRGAFTSAVSEHVGLFEQADGGTIFLDEIGDTSPTFQMKLLRVLQEGEVRPIGSEKRRRIDVRVVAATNKDLAEEIRAGRFREDLYYRLAGVRLHLPALRQRRGDIVVIAQCLLDEAVRAFGKPSEGFSDEAIACMQDYHWPGNVRELRNEIQRMLVMSGAPVLEAALLSPRVLRAAPRADEALTDLMAGLDGSLKERVEALEARILREALIRHRWNKSRAAEELGLSRVGLRNKLDRYRLDRGGD
- the hypA gene encoding hydrogenase maturation nickel metallochaperone HypA, whose amino-acid sequence is MHEMSLCESIMQIIEDEAQRQGFSRVTRVRLEIGRLSGVEIEAIRFGFDAVTHGSLADGAALEIIELPGRAWCLPCGCEVEVRQRFDACPLCGSYQLQVVDGDAMRIKDLEVE
- a CDS encoding nickel-dependent hydrogenase large subunit; its protein translation is MTPGAAHPAGAISVRLATRAGRVDAVELRSSRPTDIARRLFAGRPVDYLMTTLPMVFSVCATAQACAAVQAVEAVSGSPADPAHTNARSLLVAAETAREHLFRILLGWSDGLGVAPVAAGLGALGRMRTAWQRALYPDGDAFLPGGGRLQPDRSALLGLADEVEGLAAVAIGEPAQAWLARWRSITDLQPLLQWVAHGDAIAVRLLRTFATGDEAARGRCRVEPLPEIEAAALAARLAAIDGDAFVAAPQWDGACFETGALARRRGNPLVAESASEYGNGLLTRLLARVVELAETLAQIRALIDVLAAAGPGASGGAVSGVGIARVEAARGQLAHWLRLEDGRVADYRILAPTEWNFHPQGALALGLQTLPADDRLVQRARLLVDAIDPCVESHIEVFDDA
- the hypF gene encoding carbamoyltransferase HypF, coding for MNGEEIRVRGLVQGVGFRPTVWRIARDCGLHGDVRNDGDGVLVRVAGAAQDIERFCSRLRSECPPLARIDTVERVAVDASLLGEGFHITASDRGAVRTGVVADAATCAACRGELFDPGDRRFRYPFINCTHCGPRLSIVQRIPYDRAHTSMAAFTMCPACQAEYDDPADRRFHAQPNACPVCGPRVWLEDAAGDPVVEAGEDALATASRLLRAGRIVALKGIGGFHLACDAGSDAAVAELRRRKRRHRKPFALMARDLAVIRRYAAVDDQQAALLASPAAPVVLLEADGPQAVAADVAPGQTTLGFMLPYSPLHLLLLADWDRPLVMTSGNVSEEPQCISNADAAQRLRDLADLYLLHDREIVNRVDDSVVRVMAGRPRLLRRARGYAPTPIVLPPGFERAPPVLALGGELKNTICLLQHGQATLSQHLGDLEDGRTADAFEHAVTLYRALFEHRPQRVAVDLHPDYRSTRFGQALARHEGLELVGVQHHFAHIASVLADNGQPLDSGPVIGVALDGLGFGDDGSLWGGEFLLADYRGYRRLAHLKPAPLPGGAKAMLEPWRNTYAHLAVHVGWERFLDRYADSELAAWLHGQPLEVLATMLARRLNAPASSSCGRLFDAVAGALDVSRAGVGYEGQAAIELEALAVAGEAGYLFALVEAGDAEPLLLDPAPMWRALLDDLDAGVARARIAGRFQAGLADAVAGLAARLATTQGTDRVALSGGVMQNRTLFEGLVERLHGHRLTVLAHRQVPANDGGLALGQAVIAAAQGLAARPNAN
- a CDS encoding nickel-dependent hydrogenase large subunit, whose protein sequence is MSDGERRVLVGPFNRVEGDLEVSLHIADGRVAAAYVNSPLYRGFEQILVGKDPRDTLVIAPRICGICSVSQSMAAAYALADAQRLAMPRNGELATNLVLAAENVADHFSHFYLFFMPDFAREAYAAEPWYAPVAQRFRALTGTAAREVLAARAGLLHLMGLLAGKWPHTLGLQPGGSTRSVAPQERQRLALQLGGFRRFLEQVTFGDSLETVVALDSGDALGAWAAAAAPFSSDLRAFLTVADALDLEQLGRAGDRFMSYGSYPSAGRRLFAAGVWDGGPQALDTAAISEDLASSWMQGDDARHPSRGVTLPAPDKAGAYSWCKAPRLDGQVVEVGALARQVVDGHPLARTLVAGSGGNVRNRVVARLLEIARVVLMMQEWVAALRPGEPFCNVAALPDEAEGVGLVEAARGSLGHWLSIRGGRIHNYQIVAPTTWNFSPRDADGTPGALELALQGTPLRAGERTPLAAEHIVRSFDPCMVCTVH